From a region of the Fischerella sp. JS2 genome:
- a CDS encoding ELWxxDGT repeat protein codes for MATFSGFPDPGSTRSKALDTTSYINGSLSSNPNIFQDSVSSSDISDYYKISIGGSSASLLSMTLDGLSDNASLNLYTETGTLLQTANSTGTASELLARTLDPGIYYVRVGLVNGAVGTNYNLSLAAYSIQESGISDNTRATAQNIGTLSSSSPTTYIDFVGSKGVLTDSNDYYKFDVATDGKLNLSLQDLVGNANVELYNNSGTRIAFSNNSYTISESIIKDLTSGTYYIRVYDTTGATNYTLNLSFESKKGKRLDIWSGANSSNPDSLTALESTLYFTANDGSSGVQLWKSDGSVAGTSRITNLNPSGFNPANLTAFGTTKLFFTADDGSTGRELWVYDSSTNTTTRLSDINPSAGNANPQNLTVVGNKLFFTADNGSNGRELWVSDGNTVSLVKDIYTGATSSNPSSLLAFGGKLYFAANNGVNGTELWSSDGTAAGTTLVKDIAIGGASSVPTNLTVVGNTLYFTANDGSTGIELWKSDGTAVGTSVIDLTPGTGGFGPTLLTAVGSTLYFVLDSNNDFKQELWKSDGTNTARVKSDLNAAPNLSFGPINLTAVDSTLYFTTYDPNKGFELWRSDGSDAGTYLVKDIWSGSDSSLPGSLVNFGGTLYFAASTFNASQEQTSREVWSSNGTEAGTQQVTYINSVDYANPDKLTVVGDKLFFIADDGINGTELWVL; via the coding sequence ATGGCAACATTTTCAGGATTTCCAGACCCAGGGAGTACTAGAAGTAAAGCTTTAGATACAACATCATACATTAACGGTTCCCTTAGTAGTAATCCTAATATTTTTCAAGACTCGGTTAGTAGTTCTGATATTAGTGATTATTACAAAATCAGCATTGGTGGCAGCAGTGCCAGTCTCTTAAGCATGACTTTGGATGGTTTAAGTGACAATGCCAGTTTGAATCTGTATACTGAAACCGGTACACTTCTACAAACAGCTAACTCTACTGGTACAGCGTCGGAGTTACTCGCTCGTACCTTAGATCCCGGTATTTACTACGTCCGTGTCGGTTTAGTTAATGGTGCTGTAGGCACTAATTACAACCTCAGTCTTGCTGCTTATTCAATTCAAGAAAGTGGTATTTCTGATAATACACGAGCTACAGCCCAAAACATTGGCACGCTTAGTAGTAGCTCCCCTACCACTTACATTGATTTTGTAGGTAGTAAAGGTGTCCTTACTGACAGTAATGATTACTACAAATTTGACGTTGCTACTGACGGTAAACTCAACTTGAGCTTACAAGATTTAGTGGGCAATGCCAATGTTGAACTGTACAACAATTCTGGCACTAGAATAGCATTTTCTAACAATTCATACACCATTTCAGAGTCAATTATTAAAGACTTAACTAGTGGTACATACTACATTCGAGTGTATGATACTACAGGTGCAACTAACTATACCTTAAATCTTTCCTTTGAAAGTAAAAAGGGTAAGCGGCTGGATATTTGGTCTGGTGCTAACAGTTCTAATCCAGATTCTCTCACAGCATTAGAAAGCACGCTCTACTTTACGGCTAATGATGGCAGCAGTGGTGTACAACTGTGGAAGAGTGACGGTTCTGTTGCTGGTACAAGCCGCATCACTAATCTTAATCCCAGTGGTTTTAATCCAGCTAATCTGACAGCTTTTGGTACTACGAAGCTTTTCTTCACTGCTGATGATGGTAGCACTGGTAGAGAACTATGGGTTTACGATAGCTCCACAAACACAACTACAAGGCTGAGTGACATCAATCCTTCGGCTGGCAATGCTAATCCGCAAAACCTCACAGTTGTGGGTAACAAGCTGTTTTTCACTGCTGATAATGGCAGCAATGGTAGAGAACTTTGGGTGTCCGATGGCAATACAGTTAGTCTAGTTAAAGATATCTATACTGGTGCTACTAGTTCTAATCCATCAAGCCTCCTTGCTTTTGGTGGCAAGCTTTATTTTGCTGCGAATAATGGAGTTAATGGTACTGAACTATGGTCAAGTGATGGCACAGCAGCAGGTACAACTCTCGTCAAAGACATTGCCATAGGTGGAGCAAGTTCTGTCCCTACAAATCTTACGGTTGTTGGTAACACTCTCTACTTTACTGCCAACGATGGCAGCACAGGTATAGAGTTATGGAAGAGTGATGGTACAGCAGTAGGAACTTCTGTTATAGACCTTACTCCAGGGACAGGTGGATTTGGACCGACTCTACTTACAGCTGTAGGCAGCACCTTATATTTTGTACTCGATAGCAACAACGACTTTAAACAAGAACTGTGGAAGAGTGATGGTACAAACACAGCGCGTGTCAAGAGTGATTTGAATGCAGCGCCGAATCTCAGTTTTGGTCCGATTAATTTAACTGCTGTTGACAGTACGCTTTACTTCACTACCTACGATCCAAATAAGGGATTTGAGTTGTGGAGGAGTGATGGCAGTGATGCAGGTACATATTTAGTTAAAGATATTTGGTCTGGTTCTGATAGCAGTCTCCCTGGAAGCCTCGTAAATTTTGGTGGCACTCTCTACTTTGCCGCCTCCACTTTCAATGCTTCTCAGGAACAGACTAGTCGTGAAGTATGGAGCAGTAACGGCACGGAAGCGGGGACGCAACAGGTTACATACATAAACTCTGTAGATTATGCCAACCCTGACAAGCTGACTGTCGTTGGTGACAAGCTGTTCTTCATTGCTGACGACGGAATCAACGGAACAGAATTGTGGGTGCTTTAG